The nucleotide sequence atttttccagtctctcccttcctctgcctcagcTATTTCTCAGTCCCCCATTCTAGACTGGAATACGATCACTGTCTCTCACCAGTGctaggggaggagggagaaacagccattcaaaaatgaagaactagggtttcttgggtggctcagtcggttaagtatccgacttcagttcaggttgtgatgtcacggttcatgagttcgagccccgtgtcaggctctgtgctgacagctcagagactggagcctcctttggattctatgtcaccctctgtctctctgcccttcctctgctcatgctatctctctctcaacaataaataaatatttttaaaaataaaaaaaatccaaaaatgatGAATGAGCCATGACACAGGTAATTCAGAAACACAAGTGATCCAAAACATATTTCCATttacaagaaatagaaaacatttatccTTTAGGAACTGGGTTCCCTCGTGTGGCcctgattttttgttgttattcaaatagttctttttttaaaaattttaacgtttatttatttttgagtgagagagctcaagcaccagtggggaaggggcagagagagagggagacccagcatctgaagcaggctcagagctctaAGCATGGACCctagtgcagggctccaacccatagactgtgaggtcatgaccggagccaaagttgacccttaaccgacagagccacccaggcgcccctcaaatagcTCTTTGATTGTCTTGAAATCTAGCAAAATCAGGAGAGAGGGGCCTCCAGGCTGCCATGGAAaatccttaaaagaaagaaaaggtggatGAATCATGGCTTTTGAGATGGATGGGCCACGGGTGGGTAGTGGGAAGATCTCTGCTTgatttccccccacccacctccaagcAAGCAAGTGGAGCATCAGTGGGGTGTGGGAGAAGGGGCCCCATGCAGGCTGAGGCAGATTTGAAAAAGCAGGTTGGTGGGGGATACCGCACTCTCTGAAGCTGGAACGCCCAGGGTGTTGCCTCTGCACATCCTCAGCCAGCAGGTCAGCCAGGCCCATTGTTCTCTCTGAGACCCTTTCTTCTGCAGGCAGGGGCAAGGAGGACATCTTCCCAACTGGCGGGAGGCAGGTCGGGCATTAATATCTTTCATACTTATTCAGCGACAAAGGTGAACCTGAGTAAATGCCCTGCCCCCCCAGGAAGAAGTGCACTGTGAGAGGGCTCCCAGCAAGCCCTGGGGCTCCAGGTCAGCAGAGAGGGACCCTGACAGTCCACCATCAACTAGGATTTCAAACCAGGGTCGAGGGCTGCAAGCcttttattttaccaaaatgaGACATAAGGGAAAGGAGCACATAGCACCCTCTACCTTCATcatttcataaaggaaaaaaaaaacaatttcacagTAGGAAGGCCATCTCAGAATTAAGTTCAGGCCTTTAGACTAAATAAAGTtaactacatgacaatgagaaagaatgaaatcctgccatttgcagcaacatggatggcaCTGGAAGgcgttatgctgagtgaaataagtcaggcagagaaggacagatatcatgttttcattctTATGTGGATCTTTAGAAACTTAacaaagaccatgggggaggggaaggagaaaaaaattacaaagagagaaggagggagccaaaccataagagactgttaaatacagagaacaaactgagggttgatggcgggtaggggagaagggaaaatgggtgaggggcattgaggagggcacttgttgggatgagcactgggtgctgtatgtaaccCAATCTGacaattatattcattaaaaaaacaataatgattGGTTAAATAGATTTTACCATGGAGCACTAAGCAGCAattaaaaagatggaagaaaaaaaaaataaagttagccACATGAAAATCTGCTGCCCTacccttctttttctccattagCTCCAGACTAGTGAAAAGTGCTTCAAGCTGCACCCTCTTTGTGTCTCAGTGTTGTCGTCTAATCAACTAGAATAAAACCACTCTGTCAACTACACGACATTTAGAAAATCATCAAATGAAGAGAAAGCCTATAGAAACGGGGCAGgggcacagaatgtttttccatttctttgtgtcttcttcaatttccttcataagtctatagttttcagcatacacgtcttttaaatctttggttaggtttattcctaggtattttatggtttttcgtgcaattgtgaatgagatcagcttcttgatttctctttctgttgcttcatttttggtgtacaagaatgcaaccgatttctgtacattgattttgtaccctgcaacattactgaattcattgatcagttctagaaggcttctggtggagtcgatcgggttttccatgtagagtatcatgtgatctgcgaaaagggaaagtttgacttcttctttgccaattctgatgccttttatttccttttgttgtctgattgctgatgctaggacttccagcactatgttaagcaacagtggtgagagtggacatccctgtcgtgttcctgatctcagggggaaagctctcagtttttttccattgaggataacattagctgtgggcttttcataaatggcttttatgatgtttaagtatgttccttctatctcaactttcttgagggtttttattaagaagggatgttgtattttgtcaaatgctttttctgcatctattgacagtatcatatggtttttttctttccttttgttaatgtgatgtatcacattgatggatttgctaatattgaaccagccttgtaatccaggaatgaatcccacttgatcataatggataattctttttatatgctgttgaattcaatttgctagtacttgttgagtatttttgcatccgtattcattagggatattggcctgtagtttactctttttgttgggtctctatttggcttaggaatcaaagtgatatgtgcttcatagaatgagtacagaagtcttccttccatttctattttttttgaatagcttgagaaggatcgatGTTTACTTTGCTTTAaactggtagaattcccctgggaatccatccggccctgggcttttattcgttgggaaatttttgataactaatttgatttcttcactatttatgggtctgttcagattttctatctcttctcgtttgaaatTTGGtcatgcatgtgcatttaggaatttgtccatttcctctagattgtccagtttgttggcatataatttttcatagtaatctctgaaggttggttgtatttctgagggatctgttgtaatatatccattttcattcatgattttgtctatttgagtgttctctcttttctttctgaggagcctagctagagatttatcaattttNNNNNNNNNNNNNNNNNNNNNNNNNNNNNNNNNNNNNNNNNNNNNNNNNNNNNNNNNNNNNNNNNNNNNNNNNNNNNNNNNNNNNNNNNNNNNNNNNNNNaaatagaagttggggttttgattttttactttgcttttctgtttggagtatcattgtaactactgtattgtaaatgacggaaaataattgcatatgttaaaaaaataaattgtataaaaaaaataaaaccatatccaaggggggaaaaaataaaaagtaagggcaagaaaaaaaaataaataaatcaagttgGAAAGAATAAGGGTACCTCGTAGTGGATTACCACAGCCTTAATGTCATGGTCACACCCATTAAGGCCTGCTACGCAATATTAATGGAATTGTTGACTCTACCCAGTCAGCAACCAGTAAAGACTTTGCTTTCATGGATTTGGCTAACAATATTCTGTTCAATCCCATTCCCACAGTCTTTCATTCATAGTTTGTCTTCACCCCTGAAAGGAGACATCACATCTTAAACTCAGATGCCAAGGGAATGTCTCCATAGTCCTGCCATTTCATGCAAGCTTTGCAGGCAAGATCTTAAATGCATCTGACTTTCTCCAGAAGCACAAGTATGGTATTACACTGATGAATTTTCCTCTGAAGACATTACAGGACACACGCATTCAGGACATGCAAATACAAGGCTGCTCACAACAGAGGATTGAGCCATTGCTCCACACATAGTGCAAGTTCCTGCCATCTCAGTTAAATACTTCAAATTATCTGGTAATCCAAAGGCCATCTGAACACTGTCAAGAAACAGTTATTGACCCTGTCTTTTAGgctttttgaggggggggggttCAAGGCAATATATTCCTTATTTACTAATCTTACTTAAGCCTATTTCTGCTATTACTTGCAAATCAGCCCACCCTGAATGGGACCCCTTTCCAACAAAACGCTCTAAAATCTGTCCAAATTGCAATACAATGGACATTACCATTCATGCCCTTTAGAGACTCCATTCTAGAGGCTTTAGCAACCTCTTCTTGTGCCTCTTGCAGTCTCTGGACCACTCATGATGGCCACTCTGCCTTCAGGATCATTCCATTCTCCCCATGAATCATCAGAGGAACCAATCACATCTGGACAGATTGACCCTCATGGGGTCTCTTGGCTGGTTGTCCATCTCAAAAAAACAATTCTGCACAAGAGCTTAtattataaaagcattttattgaACACACTCTGGAGGTAGTCAGAACAAGAACAAAATTTGGGATTAGGATGGGGACCCTGATCTAAAGACTTAGATACCAGAAAACTTTGGATTCTTCTCACATCAAGGACCATGCTATAGAGACCTAGAGGCTGATTTGAAACAGAATGTAGAATCATGACATGGGAGACTAGAGACTGGGGATTGGACCCTTCCAGGAACCAAAGAATAGAGTTCTGCAATATGCTTGTCTAGACTAcactccagaaaaagaaaaaatttgggtTGGGCAACCACCTGGAAGAGGCAGTCATCATGGGTCTGGTGGCTGCACTTGGGAGGCAGTGACTTGCAGCAGGTTCTTAGCTCTTGAAGCTCTTCCGAGAAGAGGAGGTGGTGGAGACAAACTTGACACTGGAGCTGCTGCCCCCGCCACTGCCAAAGCCCACCCCCAGGCTTCGACCACTGCCTGCACTGAAGCCAGAGCCCCCCACACTGAGCCCACCACCCAGGCCGACTCCTCCACTGCTGCTGGAGAAGAAGCTTCCGCTGCCACCTCCTCCAAGACCACTGCCAAGACCACCGCCAAGACCACCGCCAAGACCTCCACCAAGGCCACTGCCACCTCCATAGGCAGAGGACACGCTGTTTGTGATGACagctgcagagaaagggaggagaactTGGTAAGACCAGCTCACTAGATTGATCCTACACCTCCAAGTTATTTGATCCTGCTAGTGTTAGCACTGTATCTGGCCCCTTTCACAAAGTAGCAAATGAGACTCAGAACTAACCTATTTAGTTAAAGTCCCTAACAAAAAGTTGTTGAGCATAGAAGACAAGGGATGGAGCTAAGTCCTCAGCAGGTAAGGACAACGAGGGGGAACGCTCACAAGACATAGGATATAGGGCATACCCTTAAGAAACAAGACACGAGCCATATTGGTTCATGTCTCTGTGTTCTTTCCCCTCCACCACCTGCTTCCCACTAAGTGTattaaataaaccaaatattGGGATGAGAGGTACTGGTATCTAGAAACAGCAGGATTCTGAGTTGGCTCCAAATATCCCACATTATCATCATTGTTAAAGTCTGTTCAACTGTACTTACAGATGTTGACTGGTCCAACCCCTTCTCCACTCagtctaaaaggagaaaaattaaagtcAGAGTTAAAAACTCCCAAAGGACAGGACTAGCCCATGTGTATAATTCCCATAATCAAGTTTAGAGCTTGTTCTACAAACAAGAAGACTGCATGCCCAAAAGCTGCTTAAATTAGAGAAAGAGATAGCCCTCTAGGGTGACTTCCCAATGAAGAGTGGTTGACCTAAAAACAAGTTATGGGAAGAAGATTGTAATTTACATTCTCTTCCACCCATTATACGGAAAGTATGAGGAAGAGGCTGTGGGAAATAGGAATATGTGTGAAGCAGTTTTGGCTTGGTAGGAGCTAGACATCCTCTGGGGGACTTGGCATAGACAGAAATACTTCTAAAAGGAAGGATCAGTGGGCAGTGTCAGAAGATTGCAGAAAACAGAGTAGTTTGAGAATCCAAAGGCAAGTGAATTCAGGTCAGCTGGAGTAATCATGAAAGGCTTCCTAAAGAAAAGGGTACTTGAAGAATGAGTAAGACATCCATTAAGTTGCTTCGCTGTTTGAAGGAGAGAGATCTGATAATGGGAATAGGGTCAGAAAAATGAGGTGGGGCCACATAGAGTAGGTCAGCTGTATGCCCGGCTGTCATATTGAAACTGGATTAGTGAAGAATAATTATCACGCACAAGACAGTGgtcacttgtgtgtgtgtgtgtgtgtgtgtgtgtgtgtgtgtgtgtgtgtgtattacaccCTGTAGTGGAGAAGAATCTCCATGTTATCGATTGGGAGGCCATCCTGGGCTTGTGAAGTGAGCCACATGTTGCCCACCTGCACTCTTCGCCCTCCAGCAGCTTCCTGTAGGTGGCGATCTCCACATCCAGGGCCAGCTTGGTGTTCATCAGCTCCTGGTACTCCCTGAGCAGCCGGGCCATGTCCTGCTTGGCCTTCTGCAGGGCATCCTCCAGCTCAGCCAGTTTGTTCTTGGCATCTTTGAGGGCCATCTCCCCACGCTGCTCAGCATCAGCAATGGCGTTCTGCAGGTTGGCACActacagagggaaggaagagagtggCGACCCTTTAGTAGCCAAGCTAAGCCTGAGATATCTCATTCTGAGATTCCAGGGAGAAGCCAGTACATTTGTCCTGGTCATTGTGGATGGTGGAACATTGAAATGCTGGTACTTATTCCAGctctgtgtgcatatgtgtttgtgtgtgtttataaaaagcaaaacaaaggaaaaacaaaacaaaacaaaggtctCCCAACCTCTCCCTACCTGCTTCTTGACATTGTCAATCTCAGCTCTCAGCCTCTGGATCATCCGGTTCATCTCAGAGATCTCTTGCTTGGTGTTGCGGAGATCATCACCATGCCTGCCTGCTGTCTGCTGCAGCTCTTCATACTGATGCCACCAAATAAGAGGAAAGATCCCAATCATATGAGGGTGGAAACACTTCCCCAAAGCCCAGAGGTAGAAGCTACTAAGAAGTGGCAAGTAGAGTAATTatctggggcctggggctggttTCAGCTTTGTCCCGGTGGACCTGGTcttaaataattttccctttaGTGCTTTTGCTTTCATAGAGACAGAGGTGTGGGATTCAGAATGAGACACTCCTTAAGGTTCTTGAATTTATATAGCAAATGAATGCGTGATTGTTCCCATAAGTCATCAAAAGAGGCCTTAGCAGGTTTTAGAAGCCCTGTCCTTAGCATTTTGTCAATGGCCTGGATTCCTAGATATGTGTCTATCCCCTCATTCAGGATATATTAACTACAGCACCCACCTTGGTCTGGTACCAGGACTCAGCTTCCGTCCGACTGCGGTTGGCAATCTCCTCATACTGGGCTTTGACCTCGGAGATGATGCTGTCCAGGTCCAAGTTCCGGTTGTTGTCCATGGACAGGACCACAGAAGTGTCTGAGACATGCGTTTGCATCTGGGACAGTTCCTATGGGGAGATTTGAGTCAGTGTTAATATCAGGTCCATTCAAATCTTCCTATGTCaacttgagaaaagaaataaatcacctacatcaaaaATTTAGGTAAGTTAATAAACAATCCAAAtctgtctactttttaaaaaaccctaacaACTCTGAACCTCCAAGAAACCTCTATCATGTAACTTCTCAGACTCACATCTTCTTGGGTCataccttattttaaaagaatctagTTGCATGGTCTGCGTGCTGGGATAAAATAGAGAGGGCATGGCACTCCAGAAAGGGGAGGTGGCCAAGAAAAGAATACTTGTACCTCTAATAACTCACTCCAAACCTCACTCTACAAAGTGACTGTGGAAGAGGTCTTTTGCTTtaaatttgactttctttttttaaagggttgGCTTCATAAGTAACAAAGTATGAGTAGTTCcaagggggaaggagagacagagatgtgtCCACAGCTTAGGAACCACTGAAGCCAATCCTGGAGCTCCTAATTCCTGGTGATGTCCCAGTGGCCATGTCTCTGGGTCCCAAATAGGGGGCATTTCTTACTGCTTCAAAGAACATCTTCAAGAAGTTGATCTCGTCCATCAGGCCATCAACCTTGGCCTCTAGCTCCACCTTACTCATGTAGGCAGCATCCACATCCTAGAGAAACAGGGATGGTTGGCACTGTACCCAAGTTTTACCCTGACACAAACGAACGACGTCTTAGGACAGGACGGCCATAGGCAATTGGCTGCCTTCTACCCACGCACCTTCTTCAGCATCACAAACTCATTCTCAGCAGTGGTACGCTTGTTGATTTCATCTTCATACCTGGTGGTAAAAAGAATAGGAAGTGCTGATCAGCATATGACGGAAAGGTAAGGCCTGGGGTCTTTACTGCATGGAGACAACTCTGAGCTTGCCTTCCCTCTAGAAAGccttttttttccacatcatatagacagagagggacagagcactgGTAGCGTGAATCCCTGGGCCAAGTCCTCACTCATAAGGATATTGGTTTTTCTGTAACTACCTACcagataatctttttttattaatataattcagTTGTTTCAAGGATATTCCTGTAAAGAAGCTGTGCTGTTTCTCCCCAACTCCACATCTAGTCAATTTCcctagtgcttttttttttccagctttcacAATCCTgtgaaaaaacaaactaaaaactacCAACCCAGCTGCTCGTTCATAAGCAATAAAGCAATTATTTGAGCCACTTAAGTTGGGTTATGTCCTTTGTTCCTGCTTTAGGGGCAATCCATCAGAAAACCCATGTTGTATCTTTCCAGTGTACTGGGAAGAAAAGCCCCCAAAGAACAAGGATTACATCATGGCTATTTCACAAGATAGTACCAAGGGCACTGAGCTTGCTGTTTCAGCTGGTGGCTAAGTGCCTAACCAATGGACTGAACTTGGGCCTGGTCCTTTCTAAACATGGACTGGATTTTTTTACCCAGTACTTCAGGTGTCCATGGAAAGTTATATGTGTATAGCCCATGGGAAAGGCATAAGTGGCAGGCAGTCTGGTTATGAGGTACAGCTGGTGCCAAGAAGACACCACCCGCCCCATCTCTGCTCCCCACAACCCACTTGTTCTTGAAGTCCTCCACCAGGTCCTGCATGTTCCTCAGCTCTGAGTCCAGgcggcccctctcccccaggatGCTGTCCAGCTGTCTCCTGAGGTTGTTGATGTACTGCTCAAACAAGGGCTCCAGGTTCTGCCTCACGGTCTTGGTGCCCTGCTCCTGGAGCAGAGTCCACTTGGTGTCCAGGACCTTGTTCTGCTGCTCCAGGAACCGCACCTGGAGAGGGCAGAGTTTGAAGGTAGAGAAACTTTAATTTTATGTCTCAATGATcagttttcttcccatttcattcTGGCCCCCCGTACCTCACCACACGCTGTGCCTGGCCCTGGGCCTCAGGAGGAGAGGTCAAAAGTGCGGTGCCCAACCTTATTGTTCTATGGGAGACAGGATACACAGTCTGCACTGTGGACACAGCTGGGTGGTGCATGGCTTAGCACAATGGTGGCTATGAAAGTACTAACACTACTGCCTGATGAACTCATCTACATTTCTATTGAATTAGCCCCTATTACATGAGGCATAATCCATCTCTTTGTCCCACAGTAATCAAGGAGCCGTTATGGGATAATCTCCgaagaggaaagaatagaagCCCCTctattcctcttttcttccttaaaagacCCTCTCTTCTAAGCTGATAATCTAAGAAAATGAGCCATAAATCCAGCACACAGAAAACATCACAACAGTCAACTATGAAGGTATTTCACAAAGTCAGAAaaatctcccttcttccctctttctttggcATTTATATATAGACTCATATTGTTTTTGTCAAAAAGGATCCTGGCTCACCTTGTCGATGAAGGAGGCGAACTTGTTGTTGAGGGTCTTGATCTGCTCCCGCTCCTCAGTCCTCACCCGCTGGATGGTGGGGTCAATTTGCAGGTTGAGGGGAGTCAGGAGGCTCTGGTTGACAGTGACCTCTTGAATGCCTCCGGGTGGGCACACAGGGAAGCCGGGGCCACCAAAGCCACCTCCAAAGCCGGCGCCACCACCGAGCCCAAAGCCTCCACCGGCTCCACCGCCAAAACCAAATCCACTCCCGGCTCCACCTCCAAAACCATAGCCGCCTCCAGCACCTGCACCAAATCGGTTCCTGAAGCTGCCACCACTAGTGCTGATGGAGATCCTCTTGGAGCCTCCCAGGTTGTAGAGGCTCCGGCTGCCATAGCCACCCGCTCCACAA is from Suricata suricatta isolate VVHF042 chromosome 10, meerkat_22Aug2017_6uvM2_HiC, whole genome shotgun sequence and encodes:
- the LOC115303786 gene encoding keratin, type II cytoskeletal 5 isoform X2, with the translated sequence MFLMRLEAPAGAGGGYGFGGGAGSGFGFGGGAGGGFGLGGGAGFGGGFGGPGFPVCPPGGIQEVTVNQSLLTPLNLQIDPTIQRVRTEEREQIKTLNNKFASFIDKVRFLEQQNKVLDTKWTLLQEQGTKTVRQNLEPLFEQYINNLRRQLDSILGERGRLDSELRNMQDLVEDFKNKYEDEINKRTTAENEFVMLKKDVDAAYMSKVELEAKVDGLMDEINFLKMFFEAELSQMQTHVSDTSVVLSMDNNRNLDLDSIISEVKAQYEEIANRSRTEAESWYQTKYEELQQTAGRHGDDLRNTKQEISEMNRMIQRLRAEIDNVKKQCANLQNAIADAEQRGEMALKDAKNKLAELEDALQKAKQDMARLLREYQELMNTKLALDVEIATYRKLLEGEECRLSGEGVGPVNISVITNSVSSAYGGGSGLGGGLGGGLGGGLGSGLGGGGSGSFFSSSSGGVGLGGGLSVGGSGFSAGSGRSLGVGFGSGGGSSSSVKFVSTTSSSRKSFKS
- the LOC115303786 gene encoding keratin, type II cytoskeletal 5 isoform X1, which encodes MSRQSSVSFRSGGGRSFSAASAITPSVSRTSFTSVSRSGGGGGGFGRVSLGGACGAGGYGSRSLYNLGGSKRISISTSGGSFRNRFGAGAGGGYGFGGGAGSGFGFGGGAGGGFGLGGGAGFGGGFGGPGFPVCPPGGIQEVTVNQSLLTPLNLQIDPTIQRVRTEEREQIKTLNNKFASFIDKVRFLEQQNKVLDTKWTLLQEQGTKTVRQNLEPLFEQYINNLRRQLDSILGERGRLDSELRNMQDLVEDFKNKYEDEINKRTTAENEFVMLKKDVDAAYMSKVELEAKVDGLMDEINFLKMFFEAELSQMQTHVSDTSVVLSMDNNRNLDLDSIISEVKAQYEEIANRSRTEAESWYQTKYEELQQTAGRHGDDLRNTKQEISEMNRMIQRLRAEIDNVKKQCANLQNAIADAEQRGEMALKDAKNKLAELEDALQKAKQDMARLLREYQELMNTKLALDVEIATYRKLLEGEECRLSGEGVGPVNISVITNSVSSAYGGGSGLGGGLGGGLGGGLGSGLGGGGSGSFFSSSSGGVGLGGGLSVGGSGFSAGSGRSLGVGFGSGGGSSSSVKFVSTTSSSRKSFKS